In a genomic window of Acidimicrobiales bacterium:
- the rpe gene encoding ribulose-phosphate 3-epimerase produces MPEPTTERAARVSIAPSILSADFAQLAEEVDRVAPETDLLHVDVMDGHFVPNLTIGPPVVAALHRHCGGVYLDCHLMITEPERYLERFREAGASGCSIHAELGRTGALVDQMRGLGLDVGLAVNPDTPFEAFADHLGAVDLVLLMTVFPGFGGQEFMAEVLPKIERTAGEIRTQGYAAVIEVDGGIDAGTAPRCAAAGARAFVAGSAIFGHPDPRASAADIRRAAGGGSDGARPWAGRTVARP; encoded by the coding sequence GTGCCGGAGCCCACGACCGAGCGGGCGGCGCGGGTGAGCATCGCCCCGTCGATCCTGTCCGCCGACTTCGCCCAGCTGGCCGAGGAGGTCGACCGGGTCGCGCCCGAGACCGACCTCCTCCACGTGGACGTGATGGACGGCCACTTCGTGCCCAACCTCACCATCGGTCCCCCGGTGGTGGCCGCCCTCCACCGCCACTGCGGCGGCGTGTACCTCGACTGCCACCTGATGATCACCGAGCCCGAGCGCTACCTCGAGCGGTTCCGGGAGGCGGGGGCGTCGGGCTGCTCGATCCATGCCGAGCTGGGCCGGACCGGAGCGCTCGTCGACCAGATGCGGGGCCTCGGCCTCGACGTGGGCCTGGCGGTGAACCCCGACACCCCGTTCGAGGCCTTCGCCGACCATCTCGGGGCGGTCGACCTCGTGCTGCTGATGACCGTGTTCCCCGGCTTCGGCGGCCAGGAGTTCATGGCCGAGGTCCTGCCGAAGATCGAGCGCACGGCGGGGGAGATCCGCACCCAGGGCTACGCCGCCGTGATCGAGGTCGACGGCGGCATCGACGCCGGCACCGCGCCCCGCTGCGCCGCCGCCGGCGCCCGGGCCTTCGTGGCCGGCAGCGCCATCTTCGGCCATCCCGACCCGCGCGCTTCCGCCGCGGACATCAGGCGGGCCGCCGGCGGGGGGTCCGACGGCGCCCGGCCGTGGGCGGGGCGGACAGTGGCGCGCCCGTGA